A genomic segment from Gracilinanus agilis isolate LMUSP501 chromosome 1, AgileGrace, whole genome shotgun sequence encodes:
- the LITAF gene encoding lipopolysaccharide-induced tumor necrosis factor-alpha factor — MTTPGPHGAVPGGASAATAPPSYEETMAINSYYPTPPPGPVPGVVSGADGKGMNPPAYYSQPLPVPNPNAIAVQTVYVQQPVSFFDRPVQMCCPSCNKMIVTSLSYNAGALTWLSCGSLCLLGCIAGCCFIPFCVDALQDVDHYCPNCKALLGTYKRL; from the exons ATGACCACTCCAGGACCCCACGGTGCTGTTCCCGGAGGAGCATCCGCTGCAACAGCGCCTCCTTCCTACGAAGAGACGATGGCTATCAATAGTTATTATCCGACTCCCCCCCCTGGGCCCGTGCCAGGAGTGGTCTCTGGGGCGGACGGGAAGGGCATGAATCCTCCCGCGTACTATTCTCAGCCTTTGCCCGTTCCTAATCCCAATGCCA TTGCGGTTCAGACTGTGTATGTGCAGCAGCCCGTCTCCTTTTTTGACCGCCCCGTCCAGATGTGCTGTCCTTCGTGTAACAAGATGATAGTGACCAGTCTCTCCTATAATGCAGGCGCCCTAACTTGGCTTTCATGTGGCAGTCTTTGCTTATTGGG ATGTATAGCCGGCTGCTGCTTCATTCCCTTCTGTGTGGACGCCCTTCAGGATGTCGATCACTATTGCCCAAATTGCAAAGCTCTTCTTGGTACCTATAAACGTTTGTAG